AATGTGTAAATCAGCTGTACAATTGAAGGGGAGTATaagaaaggaaaataaaagatgTAAGAAGAGTTATCAAGTAGAGTCGTGGTTATCAACGATATAAGCATAAAGAAGGTGATTCCAGACATCAGGAACTCCAGGCAAACACCAATGTATACAATCTGAGTAACTACTTGGATCCAAGACTTGATCTTCCTTCAACTCCTCCCATTGTTTTCTGTATATCGAAGGGTGACCGTCTTTTCTATACTCTGATAGTTGTGTAATGTTTATCATATGCATGCTCAGTCCTCGCCTTTGTAGCCCGTCAAGTACATTTTCTACGACCCTCATCATCTTTGGATCCGACCCTCTTCCATTATATCCCTCTTTATCAATTAAACTTGATTCTCCGTGGCAGTTTTGATTAGTTTTGCCTCCCCATTCTTCAGCCCTACATACATGTTTTTCATAAGAACATGTTCACCACACAGTACCAATATAAAAATCTCAATTtgtcaaaagaaaattaaaatatcaagaTACAGATCTATGTGACAATGAAATTAGGATCAAAAAGGTATGATGATGGATATATTGCAAAGAGTACCTTTCATGGGTGGGAGACATGGACATGAAGAAAAGTTTTGTACGATTAGAGTTAACATGAACTTCCAACCACTGAGATAATGTTTGCAAAGCCATCTCGTAGACTCTCACCATCTCCACTTCTTTGTATATTCCATCTAACTTCTCAAACGACCCCCACCTATTATTTATTTCTAGTATCTTATCCATCTAATGAGAGATATATAGAGAATCATTGGGTTTAACTATATATTAGTAAAGAAACTTACAATGTCTTGATATGAGGCATTCTCCACCATAGGTAAGAGTTTAAGACAATGATATCAGATTGCGTCCAATGCCTTGCATGTTTCTCTATCGATTGGATCCGAACTATCCGTTCGGGTAACCTGTGGTTTGTTGGATCGTCCGAGTTGGATTCTACCAGCAAGGGAGCCCAATAAAAATCTATTGTAGCATTATATTCCTGATTATATATTCACAAAGAAGGTCATGGATTATTTGGTGATCAATCTATAAACTTTACGTTAAAAGTATATCtgacaaaatttaaaaagtatagGAAATTATGTGCAATTGCACTTATTTGCGTGTGGATGTTTTTGGAGGACTTACTAGAGATTTGAAG
This genomic stretch from Raphanus sativus cultivar WK10039 chromosome 3, ASM80110v3, whole genome shotgun sequence harbors:
- the LOC108846139 gene encoding LOW QUALITY PROTEIN: protein trichome birefringence-like 34 (The sequence of the model RefSeq protein was modified relative to this genomic sequence to represent the inferred CDS: inserted 1 base in 1 codon), which encodes MAKQQLLMXGIRASFHTLSVVLIAGLIFTAVFLSRNVLPKEPPQSDGAPNVEDGRDCNLFEGKWVFDNESNPIYKEEECKFMSDQLACEKFGRKDSSYKFWRWQPDTCNLPRFNGTKLLESLRNKRMVYVGDSLNRGQWVSMVCMASSVITNPKLMHMHNNGSNLITFKSLEYNATIDFYWAPLLVESNSDDPTNHRLPERIVRIQSIEKHARHWTQSDIIVLNSYLWWRMPHIKTLWGSFEKLDGIYKEVEMVRVYEMALQTLSQWLEVHVNSNRTKLFFMSMSPTHERAEEWGGKTNQNCHGESSLIDKEGYNGRGSDPKMMRVVENVLDGLQRRGLSMHMINITQLSEYRKDGHPSIYRKQWEELKEDQVLDPSSYSDCIHWCLPGVPDVWNHLLYAYIVDNHDST